One segment of Alistipes finegoldii DSM 17242 DNA contains the following:
- a CDS encoding cysteate synthase has translation MKDFTPTPYTLECVATGREFEDTGWMLADPQCKTPSLVRAKYARRQLEVKPDEYGFYKFCDWLPVRRMLKGSSAPVTYKSKGLARHLGLENLYITFNGYYPAIGATMSTCSFKETEAFSVCARAAEDEERVLVVASAGNTARAFAKVCSDNHIKLLLSVPYDNIEALWFEHPLNPCVKLISCEKGGDYFDAIHLSDIALKGPGFYAEGGAKNIARRDGMATTVLSAVTTIGRIPDYYFQAVGSGTGAIAAWEANMRLIEDGRFGSNTMKLMVSQNAPFVPMYDAWQAGSRKMLAYEDDKARRDAEIIDAKVLSNRRPPYGITGGLYDALKATGGEFFVATNAMARKARKLFKELEGVDIYSASGVALASLVNAVAAGKIEKDAVVMLNITGGGEEHFKEDKELWYLKPSHVFPLEPDTDDVVAKVEALFAKNIAE, from the coding sequence ATGAAAGATTTTACACCTACTCCCTACACGCTTGAGTGCGTCGCCACGGGGCGCGAATTCGAAGATACGGGCTGGATGCTTGCCGATCCGCAGTGCAAGACGCCGTCGCTCGTGCGCGCCAAGTACGCCCGCAGGCAGCTCGAAGTGAAACCCGACGAATACGGTTTCTACAAATTCTGCGACTGGCTTCCCGTCCGCCGCATGCTCAAAGGCTCTTCGGCGCCCGTCACCTACAAGAGCAAGGGGCTTGCCCGGCACCTCGGACTTGAGAACCTCTACATAACCTTCAACGGCTACTATCCGGCCATCGGCGCCACGATGTCCACCTGCTCGTTCAAGGAGACCGAAGCTTTCTCGGTCTGCGCGCGTGCCGCCGAGGACGAAGAGCGCGTGCTGGTGGTGGCCTCGGCCGGCAATACGGCCCGCGCCTTCGCCAAGGTATGCTCCGACAACCACATCAAACTGCTGTTGTCGGTGCCTTACGACAATATCGAGGCCCTCTGGTTCGAGCATCCGCTCAACCCCTGCGTAAAACTCATTTCGTGCGAGAAGGGCGGCGACTATTTCGACGCCATCCACCTGAGCGACATCGCCCTTAAGGGCCCCGGCTTCTATGCCGAGGGCGGTGCGAAGAACATCGCCCGCCGCGACGGCATGGCCACGACGGTTCTTTCGGCCGTGACGACCATCGGCCGCATTCCCGACTACTATTTTCAGGCCGTGGGCAGCGGTACGGGAGCCATCGCCGCATGGGAAGCCAACATGCGCCTGATCGAGGACGGCCGCTTCGGTTCGAACACCATGAAACTCATGGTGTCGCAGAATGCGCCCTTCGTGCCGATGTACGACGCATGGCAGGCCGGTTCGCGCAAGATGCTGGCCTACGAGGATGACAAGGCGCGCCGCGATGCGGAGATCATCGACGCCAAAGTACTCTCGAACCGCCGTCCGCCGTACGGCATTACGGGCGGTCTGTACGACGCGCTGAAGGCTACCGGCGGCGAATTCTTCGTCGCCACCAACGCCATGGCCCGCAAGGCCCGCAAACTCTTCAAGGAGCTGGAGGGCGTCGATATCTACTCGGCGTCGGGCGTCGCGCTCGCGTCGCTTGTCAATGCGGTCGCCGCGGGCAAGATCGAGAAGGACGCCGTCGTCATGCTCAACATCACGGGCGGCGGCGAGGAGCATTTCAAGGAGGACAAGGAGCTGTGGTACCTCAAGCCGAGCCACGTTTTCCCGCTCGAACCCGACACGGACGACGTGGTCGCCAAGGTCGAGGCGCTGTTTGCGAAAAACATTGCAGAATAG
- a CDS encoding TonB-dependent receptor plug domain-containing protein encodes MKNIQAKQTPCFRRWSRKGWSAFASLHRHVTIGVLAATMSILLLATQSASAQHADTAAVLRTLRIDEVGISGSQTAPTRNVQSQTPLFDRKAQAAAPVQTLESALRLAPSVDIRERGGKGMQADIFIRGGSFDQTMVLLNGIDFTDARTGHQSHSLPVDLDCISAVDLLDGVPGVGAYAGAVNIRTAPLRPTYLRFEGTGGQHGYAYANLSGAVTAGRFSLLAAGSYRRSDGYRHNTDFTNGNAFLRATYETRRLGFFDFQAGWQNRGFGSNGFYAAYNPDQWEGTSTSLASLRWLRQAGRFSLGASASYRKNFDRYDWTRGTVMNRHNTDNAGARLWTDFDWAGGTTSLGGDYAFNHIYSTNLGEKLSVPHGHYTHAKARHTGNVWLRHAKQWRRFDAAASAGVSLTPYGTSALWNVSGGWRPAAGLHLAVGASQSMRLPTFTDLYYSSPAQINNLDLIPEKAVTYRIEADYVKGRWNASLRTYYRAGRDIIDWVWREDMDGKWHSEQTSRLDTYGVELTGGYAAAEGFLRRATLSYGYITTDRNTEVVARSAMDFMKHKAALAVEVRFLRRMSLALTASVYDRNGSYTDYPTPGDASVSQVRDYEPYFLLDGRLSWGKGVCRLYVDATNITDTRYCDLGGIRLPGAWVTGGVVLTIGR; translated from the coding sequence ATGAAAAACATCCAAGCAAAGCAGACTCCCTGCTTCAGGCGTTGGAGCCGCAAAGGCTGGTCGGCCTTTGCGAGCCTGCACCGCCATGTAACCATCGGAGTCCTCGCCGCGACGATGTCGATCCTCTTGCTCGCGACGCAAAGTGCGTCTGCGCAGCATGCCGACACGGCCGCCGTCCTCCGTACGCTGAGGATCGACGAGGTCGGCATATCGGGCAGCCAGACTGCCCCGACGCGCAACGTACAGTCGCAAACCCCGCTTTTCGACCGGAAAGCACAGGCCGCAGCGCCCGTCCAGACTCTGGAGTCCGCCCTGCGCCTCGCACCTTCGGTTGATATCCGCGAACGCGGGGGCAAGGGCATGCAGGCCGACATCTTCATTCGGGGAGGCTCTTTCGACCAGACGATGGTCCTTCTCAACGGCATTGATTTTACGGACGCCCGCACCGGGCACCAGTCCCACTCGCTTCCGGTCGATCTCGACTGCATTTCGGCCGTCGATCTGCTGGACGGCGTGCCGGGCGTCGGGGCCTACGCCGGGGCGGTCAATATCCGCACGGCTCCCCTCAGGCCGACCTACCTGCGTTTCGAGGGTACGGGCGGCCAGCATGGCTACGCCTATGCCAACCTTTCGGGCGCCGTGACTGCGGGCCGCTTCTCGCTGCTCGCCGCAGGTTCCTACCGCCGCAGCGACGGCTACCGGCACAACACCGATTTCACCAACGGCAACGCCTTCCTGCGTGCGACCTACGAGACGCGGCGGCTCGGATTCTTCGATTTCCAAGCCGGCTGGCAGAACCGCGGCTTCGGCTCCAACGGTTTCTATGCGGCCTACAATCCCGACCAGTGGGAGGGCACCTCCACTTCGCTGGCGTCGCTGCGGTGGCTCAGGCAGGCCGGACGCTTCTCGCTGGGGGCCTCGGCGAGCTACCGCAAGAATTTCGACCGCTACGACTGGACGCGCGGCACAGTGATGAACCGCCATAATACCGACAATGCGGGCGCGCGGCTCTGGACCGACTTCGATTGGGCCGGCGGTACGACCTCGCTCGGCGGCGACTATGCCTTCAACCATATCTACAGCACCAATCTCGGTGAAAAGCTCTCCGTACCGCACGGCCATTACACGCATGCCAAGGCCCGCCATACGGGCAACGTCTGGCTGCGTCACGCCAAGCAGTGGCGGCGCTTCGATGCGGCCGCTTCGGCCGGCGTCAGCCTGACGCCTTACGGCACTTCGGCGTTGTGGAACGTTTCGGGCGGTTGGCGACCCGCTGCGGGACTGCATCTGGCAGTCGGGGCGTCGCAGTCGATGCGTCTGCCTACCTTCACCGATCTCTATTACTCCTCGCCGGCGCAGATCAACAACCTCGACCTGATTCCGGAAAAGGCTGTGACATACCGCATTGAAGCCGATTATGTAAAGGGCCGCTGGAACGCTTCGCTGCGCACCTACTACCGTGCCGGACGCGACATCATCGACTGGGTGTGGCGCGAGGATATGGACGGCAAGTGGCACTCCGAGCAGACCAGCCGTCTCGATACCTACGGTGTCGAGCTGACGGGCGGCTATGCCGCCGCCGAAGGTTTCCTGCGGCGTGCGACGCTCTCTTACGGCTACATCACGACCGACCGCAATACGGAGGTCGTCGCCCGCAGCGCCATGGACTTCATGAAGCACAAGGCTGCATTGGCCGTCGAAGTGCGTTTCCTGCGCCGCATGTCGCTGGCGCTGACCGCTTCGGTTTACGACCGCAACGGCAGTTATACGGACTATCCGACGCCGGGCGACGCTTCCGTTTCTCAGGTGCGCGACTACGAACCCTATTTCCTGCTCGACGGCCGTCTGTCGTGGGGAAAAGGCGTCTGCCGGCTCTATGTCGATGCCACGAACATCACCGATACTCGTTACTGCGATCTGGGCGGCATCCGCCTGCCCGGCGCATGGGTCACGGGCGGCGTGGTGCTGACCATCGGCCGCTGA